The following proteins are co-located in the Ostrinia nubilalis chromosome 22, ilOstNubi1.1, whole genome shotgun sequence genome:
- the LOC135082781 gene encoding ceramide glucosyltransferase, which translates to MMPMVYTVYGLAIFFIIAWVCVWLIHIMALSYSKWKLHRTVDRSPPEQPYPGVSILKPLTGVDPNLLSNLETFFTLDYPTYELLFCVETEKDPAVMLVKHSLLTKYPNVDARLFIGGMRVGVNPKINNMQPAFLAAKYPLILVSDAGIRMRDDSLLDMVQHMREDVAIVHQMPFAYDAEGFAAVYEKVFFGTAQARMYMGADFLGINCHVGMSSLVRRCALEEMGGLAALADYLAEDYFMGKEVVSRGWRMRVASLPALQNSGSRSVGALQARLTRWARLRIAMIPTTALLEPLSECLPLGAGAAWASGVLFGAEPLPFFLVHVLVWFLSDWLMLRTVQNGSPPFTKVQFLLGWVWSECCAPFVLVAAVLNPEISWRTRSYKLDWGGRAHELKPKTQKL; encoded by the coding sequence ATGATGCCTATGGTGTACACAGTGTATGGTCTTGCCATATTTTTCATAATCGCGTGGGTGTGCGTGTGGTTGATTCACATAATGGCCCTCTCGTATTCGAAGTGGAAGTTGCACCGGACCGTGGACCGGTCTCCGCCTGAGCAGCCGTACCCCGGCGTGTCGATCCTGAAGCCGCTGACCGGCGTCGACCCGAACCTGCTGTCGAACCTGGAGACGTTCTTCACGCTCGACTACCCCACGTACGAGCTGCTGTTCTGCGTGGAGACCGAGAAGGATCCGGCGGTGATGCTCGTGAAGCACAGTCTCCTGACGAAGTACCCGAACGTCGATGCGCGATTGTTTATCGGGGGGATGCGCGTCGGGGTGAACCCGAAGATAAACAACATGCAGCCGGCGTTTTTGGCGGCGAAGTACCCGCTGATTCTCGTCAGCGACGCCGGCATCCGGATGCGGGACGACTCGCTGCTGGACATGGTTCAGCACATGCGGGAGGACGTCGCGATAGTGCATCAGATGCCGTTCGCGTACGACGCGGAGGGTTTCGCGGCTGTTTACGAGAAGGTGTTCTTCGGGACGGCGCAGGCGCGCATGTACATGGGCGCCGACTTCCTGGGCATCAACTGTCACGTGGGGATGTCCTCGTTGGTTCGGCGGTGCGCTCTGGAAGAGATGGGAGGGCTGGCGGCGCTGGCGGACTACCTAGCGGAGGATTACTTCATGGGGAAGGAGGTGGTGTCGCGCGGCTGGCGGATGCGAGTGGCGTCGCTTCCCGCGCTGCAGAACTCGGGCTCGCGGTCGGTGGGCGCGCTGCAGGCGCGGCTGACCCGCTGGGCGCGGCTGCGGATCGCCATGATCCCGACGACGGCGCTACTGGAGCCTCTAAGCGAATGCCTGCCGCTgggcgcgggcgccgcgtgGGCCTCCGGTGTCCTCTTCGGAGCCGAACCTCTCCCGTTCTTCCTAGTGCACGTGCTAGTGTGGTTCCTCTCGGACTGGCTCATGCTGCGCACGGTGCAGAACGGCTCGCCTCCGTTCACGAAAGTGCAGTTTCTCCTCGGCTGGGTGTGGAGCGAGTGTTGTGCGCCCTTCGTGCTGGTCGCGGCCGTGCTCAACCCTGAAATATCGTGGCGGACTCGCTCTTACAAGCTCGACTGGGGCGGCCGGGCCCACGAACTGAAACCCAAAACTCAAAAGCTTTAA
- the LOC135083064 gene encoding uncharacterized protein LOC135083064, which produces MDLAKLKHVSNLNDYISVTQEIVNNSHKNLKIQFNMSSVLLLKKVRSLEIEYFNKCEGNGAALILFERMVEQPVSKTWGLLGKELVALLQYWLDAMRKHLIKHSHHWWTFLNSLLKFIKSMRVKDKSLPDILVEGTAECLLDLATSSEPDTAQRCEILYSLNLCCAESSREIRFALRTHFEGYFTKLASLLASCGHLPTQYCMLEALLRWLLPRHDASVRQAAASRWFPAEVVGRKALQLFLERPWQNFFQDARDFLNAFNATGSLVTSFLCRKITVGSVAVLSGTEKRETWLDLNSRYDSASVVLDPRLVDALCARDAPACESLILHARDVTTLQLTR; this is translated from the exons ATGGATCTCGCAAAGCTGAAACATGTGAGCAATTTGAACGACTACATTTCCGTTACACAGGAAATAGTCAATAACTCACACAAAAACCTAAAAATCCAGTTTAACATGTCTTCTGTGCTCTTGCTCAAAAAAGTTAGATCTTTGGAGATTGAA TACTTCAACAAATGCGAGGGAAATGGTGCGGCGTTGATTTTGTTTGAACGTATGGTGGAACAACCAGTGTCTAAGACATGGGGTTTACTTGGCAAAGAACTGGTGGCTCTGTTGCAGTACTGGCTCGATGCTATGCGCAAACACCTCATAAAGCACAGTCATCACTGGTGGACATTCTTGAATTCGCTTCTCAAGTTCATAAAA AGCATGAGAGTAAAAGACAAGAGCCTGCCTGATATACTTGTGGAAGGCACGGCCGAGTGTCTTCTGGACCTGGCAACCAGCTCCGAACCAGATACAGCCCAGCGCTGTGAGATCTTATACTCCCTCAATTTGTGCTGCGCTGAGTCTAGTAGAGAGATAAGATTCGCATTGAGGACTCACTTCGAAGGGTATTT CACCAAACTAGCTTCTCTCCTGGCTTCCTGCGGTCACCTTCCCACCCAGTACTGTATGTTAGAAGCATTGCTTCGCTGGCTATTACCGCGGCATGACGCGTCTGTGAGGCAAGCGGCCGCTTCTAGGTGGTTTCCGGCTGAAGTCGTCGGGAGGAAAGCGTTGCAACTGTTCCTGGAGAGACCTTGGCAGAACTTCTTTCAG gACGCCAGAGATTTTTTGAACGCGTTCAATGCTACTGGCAGTCTCGTTACGTCGTTTTTGTGCCGCAAAATAACCGTGGGCTCTGTGGCCGTGTTATCG GGCACAGAGAAGAGAGAGACATGGTTGGATCTCAACTCGCGTTATGACAGCGCGTCTGTCGTGCTCGACCCGCGGCTTGTGGACGCGCTGTGCGCGCGCGACGCGCCCGCGTGCGAGAGCCTCATACTGcacgcgcgtgacgtcaccacGCTGCAGCTCACCAGGTGA